TTAAATAGCATTTTAGCCACCATATCCAAAATAGTACATTTtgctaaatgaataaaaaagtggTTTGTCATAGTGTTTGACCTTTTGTAAAACCCTGTTTTACAGCTGTACTGTCAACCTGGTAACGACATGACTTGACACATAGTCATTGATTACTAGGTTGTACAGACCTGCAAATACGTTAATGCCATTTTAAGGCTGATCTGAGGAGATTTAAGGCCGTGCACTGGCTACTAAGTATTGACAATAATTATCCACAGATTTGTAAATGCACATATATGATAGAGGTGATCCATCATGTGTGAAAAAGCAAGAAAGGATTGGCTTTTTTAACATTCTCCTTTTGTTATGGGTCATCTTCAGTTTAGATGCTGGGCTGTTTAGTGTGTCACACAGACTCAATTTTAGGTCTGTCACATTTTGGGCTCAGCAATGTATGTATACAGTTCAACTCAGGTCCCTGTGACTGATATAGACATGCAGCTGCAAAAGATACCCAATGACCTATATGACctagaaaaaatgtttagctTGTCTTTGATATCATTTACATTCAGAAATAACCATTTACTGTACTAAATACTTTAATTAGACTTAACTGGTCTCATTTTATTAGATGCACTGGCATTTCCAAAACATGCTATAAGACAACTGAGGCAAATTCTTCTAAAtacccaaaatgtttttactttttttttttttaaatgacagccCAGAAATCCCATTTGTGGCCTACAGAAAGAGccattttcccttttaaatgtgCATTCTTGTAACAATTTCAAGtacttacaatttgcaaccctattGTCTGATGTTTGcatatatttctttataaaGTGTGAGCCTCATAGATAATACTGTAAATATCTGATTCTGTATTTTAACTACAGCACTGTTAGATGATTAactgatttgttatttttcctgcCAGCTTTAGTGTCAGAGTGACATTTAATTTGCAGTGCTTTACACAGGCCgaatgaaaaaaagtatattgGTGAGGACGTGCCTGTTGCTTTACTGTCATTGGAGGTTTGAGCAATGAAACAGAGCAGATGTAGTTTCCAGCTCTCTGTCAGGGCATGTTGGGGTAACCTCCTGTATTGCTGtgaaaagaagaaggaaaatgGAATATGTTTAGTTTTACAAAGCAATTCATTATCTTGAATACACAATTCAGTGAATCCATATCTATCAGTGCTGAAGGATTTCAGGGTGTGTGGAAGTTTATCTTACCTGTCTGGTGCCTCTTTTAGCATGCTCCCCCTCTCTCATCCTATGACATTTTGTTCCTCGCTATTCAGGGCATCGTACTCCCCCTGCCCGCAGTGGGCATCGCTGCGTTGCTGACAACACTAACTTGTACGTGTTTGGAGGGTACAACCCTGACTATGATGAGTCAGGAGGCTCAGAGAATGAGGACTATCCACTGTTCAGGGAGCTTTGGAGGTACCACTTTGCCACCGGCTGCTGGCAGCAGATTCGAACAGAGGGCTATATGCCCACAGAGCTGGCATCTATGTCaggtgaaacattttgaaacttAATATCTGATGCACAAAACAAACGAAATCCAGTTTTGTTcatatattattgtattaaaaTTGAGTTTGCTGTGGTTCCTCAGCTGTTTTGCACGGCAACAACCTCCTGGTGTTTGGCGGCACTGGGATCCCCTTCGGTGAAAATAACGGCAATGACGTACATGTTTGTAACGTGAAATATAAGCGGTGGTCACTGCTCAACTGTCGGGGGAAGAAGCCCAACAGAATCTATGGACAGGTAACCTTATCAATCACCTTGTCACTCAATGGCTCTAAGGGCTAAATTCAGCTCAGAGTTTTGAAGCATTAGAGGTtgtgattttgactttttcaaaattaaatggGATCCAGCGCATACAcaaatttttaagctttttcaATTTATCTTTCCTCCTTCAGGCAATGGTTATAATAAACGGCTTCCTATACGTGTTTGGAGGGACAACGGGTTACATCTATAGCACAGACCTGCACAGGCTGGACCTGACCACCAGGGAGTGGATCCACCTCAAGCCCAACAACCCTCCTGACGACCTGCCTGAGGAACGGTACGCCCCTATAACGCCTGAAAGTGCTGCAGGATCAAACCAAGATAGGTATCTTTTCAGTGCAGTAAAACACGGCGTGCTATCGTGTGTATTTGTCACAGGTACAGGCATGAAATAGCACATGACGGACAGAGGATCTACATCCTGGGAGGAGGAACTTCCTGGACATCTTACCCTCTGGACAAGGTACGACATCACATTAACTTTGTGCCAGCCACAACTTCAAATTTTCACTTCAGTTTCttacaattttgttttgtacaCAAGCCAAATCCGTCTTAATCACTGCACTAATCACTCACAGTAAACAATGTGTCTTTTTAACAGATACATGCCTACAATCTGGAGACCAACTCCTGGGAGGAGATTACAACTAAACCTCATGACAAAATAGGTCTTTATCTTGCATGCCATTATTCACTAAACCCATTTTGTTCTCTTCCCACCATTAAAACATGTCTGTGATTTGACAGGGTATCCTGCTCCTAGGAGGTGTCATAGCTGTGTACAAATACGAAATGGTGAGAACTTTTGCTGTGCAACTAATACCAcctgattaaaagaaaatagtaataatactttgttattCTGCTTCAGAGACGCACTGCTTCCCCTGACATTAAATACCACTTCCTCCTATGTTAAACATGCAGGTTGATTTGAAACTATCTCCCTGTCAGCTAACGCACGTACAGCTACAATAAAAGTTTGTGACTATTCATTCGTCTCTGTTGTAGATGTATTTATCTGTGGAGGCTACAACGGGGAATTGATATTAGCTGATCTGTGGAAGATCAACCTGCAGACTTTCCAGTGGAGTAAACTACCAGCAGTGATGCCAGAGCCGGCCTACTtccactgtgctgctgtcaccCCAGTTAGTACAACACTATTCATCCAGTCAGTCTACACATATACACCAATCAGCCTCAATATTAAAGTAAATAACACTAATCATTAAATAACAATGATCATCTTGTTACAAATTAATGCTCTGCTGAGAAAATTTTGGGTCCCAGCATTCATGTTTATGCCACTTGACACGAATCACGCACCCAAACACGATTATCCCTGgtgccagacaccacaggacaccTTTAGAGGTCCCATGTCTATGCGTAGCCAAGACCGATCCAAGAAGGTCGCACCACAGATCAGATTTGGCTCTGAGGTCCCATTGATGCGCCATCAGTTTGGGATTTGGGGAATTTGGAGGGAGGACACTTGGTCTGCAAATAATGTTTTGGTGGTTGTGGCACGTCTAGTGGCATCCACATAACTGCAAGGACAAAAGGTTTCCCAAAAGAACATTGCAGCTTAACAAGACGTCAGTCTGTGGTTTTAATCTTTTGGCTGATTGGTGTATGTTTTCTTAATGATCTGTAATTGGAATAGGTTTTGTCCCATTTAATATCTGTAGTAAACTCTATACTGTCCTTCACTCTGTCCCCAGGCGGGCTGTATGTACATCCACGGTGGCGTGGTGAACATCCACGAGAACAAGAGGACTGGCTCTCTGTTTAAGATCTGGCTGGCTGTGCCCAGTCTGCTGGAGCTCTGCTGGGAGAAGCTCCTCAAGGCCTTTCCACACCTAACTTCACTCCCCACCATGCAGCTGCTCAACCTGGGCCTCACACAGGAACTCATTGAACGCTTGAAATAGGACGCACAACGGAGGACGGACGGACAAATGAATGGACGGGACGGGCCAGACTGAGAGGAGACGAGGTCTGACAGAGCACAGAGTTTAAATCATAGCAAAATTCTCGGGAAAATGCCCTCTCCCTCCCCTGCCTAACGTAGCCCCGccttaaaaccaaaaacaatgggatgcctttttttgtttgtccccTTTTTCGGCAGTTTCAGTGATAATAAAGAAATCAATGTGGAATGTTTTATGGATTTTACTCAAcgccccccccccaaccccccgcCACCGCCACCACCATGGTTTCTTACACGATCCCTTGTGTTAAGCTAACCATGGACCCCCGCTTCTCATCCCCAAAACCGACAGCtggaaattcttttttttgccacaatttttttaaaaagactatcttttttttttttttttaatctgcctTCTTTAGTACTTTTAGGAATTCTGTGCAAAGGAAGAatgcatgtgtatttatttgaagGACTAAATCAGATTTTCTTGGGGATATTCTTATCACCTGATATTGCTGTTTGCACACTTTGTCTTGCATAATTGTGAacgtttacttttttcttttaacagatcTTACAAAAGCAGTCATCATCAGCGTGAAAAAGTGGCAGACATGccagtgtttttgcacattttagcCAATTTAAGTCTCACGaataattttcattattgttgaCACACTGTCTGGttttagatttttgaaaatgttatgcGACCTTCCAGGCagccttttttatttgttatctCCCTGTTGTATGAAAATCAACTTCCAGAAGCTTGCTTTACATCGTCACattgattttcatgtttttattgttgaagttatgttattttgcataattttgacaaataaaatcagataTGGTGGTCACTGTGACAGATTTTTTAGTTTAGAAGTTTttctaagttgtttttaatAGCACCTAAATGGAAACCAGTGTTTGCCTGAAGGGAAGGAATAACATTAAGTTATGGTATAAAAATGGTCATGAGTAATATGTTAGTTGTGTTAATTTCgctaaaacatgcagaaacgCTGTATGCTCTTCAGCAGTGTGTTAAGAAAAGGTTCAATGCTGGGTTTGCCTGTTCAAGCCTTTCTATTTCCTGTATTTTCCATTAtgcattttgttgctgcctAGTCTGAAACCATCTGTGAAAAAAGGTTCAAGGGTGGGTATCTTCAAAACTGTTTAATTTCCATCCTGTTTGCAACAATTCTCATTTGTAAACCAAATCATTCAACACATCACTGTGAATCTGGTGctctttcaaattaatttaaaaatgcttttactCGAATAAAGACTTAACTCTGTTCAGACTTTCACTCCCTCTCTGTTGATGAGAAATGTTTTGCACAGGGAGTTGCTTTAGTAGCAGGCTTATACAAACATCTGTTAATACtgcagtgccttttttttccaaacttttaaCAAGGCTGAAACTTCACAAATATAGGCAGTATAAGATCTTTGCATGTTTAGACAACGAGTGTAtgtagaaacattttaaaccattttcaaCAAGTTGTTGCATATAAATCACTCATGTTGTTGGCAAAAATAGCACCTTTCTATCCTGTTTGAAGATGCAGAAactttttctcttcctgttaATGGCCAAAAAGAGTAGAACACAAGGACAGGATGCAGCATATTGGGCCTTTTGGGAAATTATCCTTAAAGCACTTATTCAGTGTGTCAAAATAATGTGCTCAACACAGTTCCTAtgtttaattaatgaatttaagATGCCAAATAATGTTGCAATCTGAACAAAGCAGTTGTAATGAGGGATGAGCGGTTAGGTGAGACCCAGGATGAGTTTGCGCGATGGTTTGACCTGCCTGCACTTCTTGACCTTGacccttttatttttgttcaacaTAACTGTGCATGATGTCATTACCTGCTTAACATCAAACCTTTAGTTTGGGACACAGTTTTTAAAGGTGACCACTACAATGTTGTACAGTAGGCTTGTGTGAATGTTGTGCTGGATTACTGTCAATAAAAGTGTTCTGTAAATAGCTCTCGGTCCCCCCTTTCCCTTTGCTTGACTGGTTATtagaatgacagaaataaactaaattgttttcttttctttttttctttttttttttgcatgaactGGTCTTGCCCTCGTTCCTATGAATGCACACCAGATCAATGTGATGACATGCATGCTATTTTTCCTGTTAGATCAGCATTAATGTGCTAAAATTGTTAATGAGCTTCAGGTGGTGTAaagccaaaatatcaaaatgtaaccgaaatgctttttgttttttgcaaaatcgaTTTGAAAATAGGAAATGATGTAGGTTGTGAAGCAATGCTTAAAAAAAGGGGTCTTATTCATACAATTCTTTagaaatgtatacatttattatgACGTATCGGATCCAAATCAAATAGCAAATAGCAATTTACATTTGAATGCAAAAGCAAACAATCAAAGTCATAGCCCAAACTGGGAAAATGTTCAAGCTCACAAATGCAATTTCAGTATCAGATACTGAAAGAAACAGATATTCACTTACATCTGTAAAATTTCaatctaaatctttttttcatcttttctacCATTGAACCCACACCACTTGAAGATcaaattttcatgtttcttctcttttctttttttttttttttgaatagtGACCTTAGGATTTTTCTTGGCAAGCTGATCAACAGGAACGTGGAGAAGGAGCAAAGAAGTAAAGAGCCAAAAGGATGAGGTAGACCACCACTAATGCAGTGCctgcaaacaaaacagagtTCATTATAATCTACTTGTTTATATAACCTTTAAAGGATCAATCAAACCCAAAATCCAAACTATATGTTTgctcttatctgtagtgctatttatcagttttcatTGTGTTGGTGTAAGTTGCAGTTGGAACTAGATGGCTTGTGGTGGTCAAAGTgcccaaaaaatgcatttaaaaaaactcaacagctatGTCAGTTTCCAGAGATCATGACCCGATTACTCAAGGTAATCCACAGAccctgttgtgagcagtttcatgtgggaactattttctgtctaccCAACTACAAACACTAACTGTATTTACTGCGCAGAGGGGGATACACCGAACCATAGAGCGAGAGGCTCATGCTCATGACCGCGTGAGACGTAAACATCAATGATGCCCCCCTCGCCTGCTGCGCTATAACGTTAGCTAACTCACTGATGCTAGGAGAGCTAGCAGtggatttgtttatttatctgcacatacacatgtatagaaaagacaaaaaaaaaagacaaaagtttaAAGGAAGAGGTTAGAAGCCAAAAATGGCTTATGGAGATACCCCCCTTTTTAAATACTTATAATcattcacaaaaagaaaaaagaattttgttgtaaaaattgTATAATTGATCAAAATTTAAAGACTAAACAGTtataaaaaattgttaaaatgtacaagagcatgcttccttctgtgcagtgattcGGTTGGTGTGTGTGGTCCATTATGtatgagagaaggcagacatttctacagaTGATATATACAACACTCAGCAAcccacaccaaaaaaaaaaaatcaagattgaTAGATAGCACTACatataagaggaaaaatatatatatttgattttggggggaACACTCccctttaaccttttttgttttcttaaaaacaggaaataggCACACATCCTCTTAAATTCTACCTCATTAATTGGCGTGATTTAGAAGTTACATATAACTTATTTCTAATTTGCTTACATCTAATGTTCTGTTGGTTTCTGTGAATTAATGTCCATTTCTGATGTGAAGGAATTTAACTTACCCTGAAAGTAGTCACATTTTCCATCCATGAAAATGTAGTTGACCAGAATGACACTGAAGATGCTGGCCCAGAGATGAATATCACTGAACACAAGCACGAAGCCAACATCCTGtgaggggttaaaaaaaatggctatgTCACGACTGAAACCACAgcattatgtaaaaataaaacgtTTCCAAACTGGGCACTTACATAGAAGGCATTGAAGAGGATGAGCAATGGAATCTGAATCATGCAAACCTGCACAGCAATGCAACTGCCCACCTCAAGGCTGtagacaaaaaagttaaaaagtgcaaattagACATTCAACtgttacacatattttttaattttcaaatttgtgcATTAGATAGGGCttgtaatgtgaaaaataaatcaggtGGGAACTTAAAACCATGCCACACTGCTATGTGAAACACTGCCGTATACACAACACTGTCTGcaatattaaatacattattatcaTAACTGCTGCTACTGAGCCTGAGCTACTAATCCTGTCTGAATATATACAGACATTCTTACACAAATGCTCTTTTTCATATAAGTATATAGTGCTCGTTTCATCCTCTCATATCCCAtatctcatttccttttttcacacatttatgcaataaaaatataaacttatCATACTTATACTAACACTCCCcatttttatgaatgtataTAGTgctgtattatatatatatatatttctttttgtcattccATCTTATCTTTCTTGTTATTGTcagtttcttattttctctttattctttctagtaatttgcatttttatggaTTTATAAAGACAAGATTAGCATTCATCAACtataaacacaagcacatgaatAGAACCCTTCGAGTGTGAAAAACTAcaactaataataaataataaaataacaaatatgaaaacaagCAGATgagtaaacaaatacatttgttaTATAATTAAGATATTGGATAAaagcatgcgcacacacacagacaaatgtgGGGCGAATGGTTACACTTCAGTGTGTTTCTCATCcttattcacacacatttacatctAACATTTAAGACAcacttttttatctttatttttttaattattttaatattttctgttcaTGTGCTTCGACTGCTGAGCCGTTTTCTTGTTCAGTATATTTCATTGCCTTGTTGACCCTGTGTTAACCTCCATGACTAATAAAGTAAACCTGAATACAATAGCACAGTGTTCTCGTACCTCAGGCTGATGTTGTTCTGCAGTGCAAACTGGATCCCGTTGACAATCTCAGGAAGCTCTGGCACC
This genomic interval from Plectropomus leopardus isolate mb chromosome 22, YSFRI_Pleo_2.0, whole genome shotgun sequence contains the following:
- the klhdc10 gene encoding kelch domain-containing protein 10 translates to MSDAEGARSPDQLNRFERLTHRPPHGGTLAGHRTPPARSGHRCVADNTNLYVFGGYNPDYDESGGSENEDYPLFRELWRYHFATGCWQQIRTEGYMPTELASMSAVLHGNNLLVFGGTGIPFGENNGNDVHVCNVKYKRWSLLNCRGKKPNRIYGQAMVIINGFLYVFGGTTGYIYSTDLHRLDLTTREWIHLKPNNPPDDLPEERYRHEIAHDGQRIYILGGGTSWTSYPLDKIHAYNLETNSWEEITTKPHDKIGYPAPRRCHSCVQIRNDVFICGGYNGELILADLWKINLQTFQWSKLPAVMPEPAYFHCAAVTPAGCMYIHGGVVNIHENKRTGSLFKIWLAVPSLLELCWEKLLKAFPHLTSLPTMQLLNLGLTQELIERLK